ATGCGGACGGCAATCTCCCCAGTTTTCCCAGGAGTTTTTGTGCCCGGCCGCGCTTTTGCGTCCAGGCCGGGCATGTGCCTGCCGCTGTTTTCCGGCTTTTTCCGGCATGGTTCGGCCCGGCGCGGGACAAGCTAGGGCGGAGGTGATCTAAATGCATGATGACAGCCGCAAGGTAGAGCTCCCCCGGCGGAGAAAGCAGGAGAAGCCCATCCCCAGCGTCTATCCGGTGCTGGACACCGATCTGGCCCGGGACAACGTGGAAAACGACATTCCGGCGGCAGACCTGGAGGACCTGTGAGGACTCCGGACTTCTTCCCCACAGCTGGGAGGTGAAGCGAATGGCAAGCATTTCCGTCTCCCTGGACCGGAACGCGGACCGGCATGACGTGAAGCTGCTGAAGCGGGAGCTGGACACCCTGCCGGGCGTCACCTCCGTCAGTGTCAGCAGCGGCGGACAGCTGGCGGTGGACTACGACGCCACAGGCGTCCGGCAGGCGGACATTCTGGAAAAGATCCAGGCGCTGGGCTACCACGTCCGGCAGGAACACGCATAACAAAACCGGGAACCGGCCAAAAAGCCGGCTCCCGGTTTGTTTATGTTCCGTTGGCGGACTCCCGGGGCCTGGAAGAAACTCCTCCCCCGCCGCCTCCATAGCCAGACTCCCCGCGGAGAGCTCCGTGAGGCGGGGAACGAACTGTTCCGCCCCGCCCGCCGGGAACGCCGCCCGCAGGCGGATGTCCGCGCCGTACGCCGTGTCCCGCACCACGCCGCCGCAGGCGGTGATCTCCAGCTTCACCCGCTCGAAGAGGGGATATGTGCAGGGCACGTCCCACAGCGTCCACAGGCTCATGGTGCTGATGCCCACGGCGTCCAGGGCTTCCTTGGCTCCCTTGGTATAGGCCCGGGTCAGTCCCCCGGCCCCCAGCAGCACGCCGCCGAAGTACCTCGTCACCACGCAGCATACGTTGGTGACGCTCTCCCGCTGGAACACGTTCAGCATGGGCTGGCCCGCCGTGCCCTGGGGCTCCCCGTCGTCGGAGTAGCGGACCACGCCGCCCTCCTGCAGCAGATAGCACCAGCAGTTGTGGCGGGCGTCGTAGTAGCGCTTCTTCATCTCCTCGATGCGCTCCCGGGCCTCTGCCTCGGTCTCCACCCGCCAGA
This DNA window, taken from Dysosmobacter welbionis, encodes the following:
- a CDS encoding YigZ family protein gives rise to the protein MTTYRVPFENGESAFTEKRSRFISHIWRVETEAEARERIEEMKKRYYDARHNCWCYLLQEGGVVRYSDDGEPQGTAGQPMLNVFQRESVTNVCCVVTRYFGGVLLGAGGLTRAYTKGAKEALDAVGISTMSLWTLWDVPCTYPLFERVKLEITACGGVVRDTAYGADIRLRAAFPAGGAEQFVPRLTELSAGSLAMEAAGEEFLPGPGSPPTEHKQTGSRLFGRFPVLLCVFLPDVVAQRLDLFQNVRLPDACGVVVHRQLSAAADTDGGDARQGVQLPLQQLHVMPVRVPVQGDGNACHSLHLPAVGKKSGVLTGPPGLPPECRFPRCPGPDRCPAPDRRWGWASPAFSAGGALPCGCHHAFRSPPP